The following proteins are encoded in a genomic region of Nicoliella spurrieriana:
- a CDS encoding tyrosine-protein phosphatase, translating to MNQSMKKFVFGSVTTLTLFTSIAPAVTNVVTTTANASSVTNLKKQAGKQIKLTGAVNVRDLGGYTNRKGQTIKAKRLIRSAQLNKLTKSDIKKLTEQYHVAVDVDFRTPKEVAKANDPKIKGVKYVKAPVVSDKENEADIKVFNKDGEKGMILYYTYFINKTGRKEYRKLFNELLKVPDNKAVLYHCSYGKDRTGFATALILTALGFDKQTIYKDYLLSNKYRSAATKADLAAMKKNGASKKELKNEYYNDIVEKQYLDKAYSLAEKKYGSMMGYLKQGLGLTNTDIQKLQSKYLTKAK from the coding sequence ATGAATCAATCAATGAAGAAATTTGTGTTTGGATCGGTAACGACGTTAACATTATTTACTAGCATTGCACCAGCGGTTACTAACGTGGTCACCACCACTGCGAACGCCAGTTCAGTTACTAACTTAAAAAAGCAAGCTGGCAAGCAGATTAAGCTTACTGGAGCTGTAAACGTTCGTGATTTAGGTGGCTATACTAATCGTAAGGGGCAAACGATTAAGGCGAAGCGGTTAATTCGCAGTGCCCAGTTGAACAAATTGACTAAGAGTGATATCAAGAAACTAACTGAACAATATCATGTAGCCGTTGACGTTGATTTTAGAACTCCTAAGGAAGTCGCTAAGGCTAATGACCCGAAGATTAAGGGGGTTAAGTATGTGAAGGCACCGGTGGTTTCCGATAAGGAAAACGAAGCAGATATTAAGGTATTTAATAAAGATGGTGAAAAGGGGATGATTCTCTATTACACCTACTTTATTAATAAGACCGGCCGGAAGGAATATCGTAAATTATTCAACGAGCTATTAAAGGTGCCGGATAACAAGGCCGTCCTATATCACTGTAGCTATGGTAAGGATCGGACTGGATTTGCGACCGCGTTGATTCTGACCGCACTAGGGTTTGATAAGCAGACCATCTATAAGGACTACCTGCTTTCCAACAAGTACCGGAGCGCCGCAACGAAAGCAGACTTGGCAGCAATGAAGAAGAACGGGGCTTCTAAGAAGGAATTGAAGAACGAATATTACAATGATATCGTTGAAAAGCAATACTTAGATAAAGCATATTCACTAGCTGAAAAGAAATACGGTTCAATGATGGGTTACCTTAAGCAGGGGCTTGGGTTAACTAACACTGACATTCAAAAATTACAGAGTAAGTACTTAACTAAGGCTAAATAA
- a CDS encoding putative holin-like toxin, giving the protein MEGNGLVTMSVYQALILMLTFGMFLIALLDYINKRK; this is encoded by the coding sequence ATGGAAGGCAACGGGCTAGTTACGATGAGTGTGTATCAAGCACTAATCCTAATGTTGACGTTTGGCATGTTTTTAATCGCATTGCTAGACTACATCAACAAAAGAAAGTAA